Proteins from one Telopea speciosissima isolate NSW1024214 ecotype Mountain lineage chromosome 1, Tspe_v1, whole genome shotgun sequence genomic window:
- the LOC122667663 gene encoding transcription factor KUA1, producing the protein MTRRCSHCSNNGHNSRTCPNRGVKLFGVRLTDGSIRKSASMGNLTHYTGSNGNNHHNTGTNPSSPGETPEHGAAADGYASEDFVPGSSSSRERKKGVPWTEEEHRMFLLGLQKLGKGDWRGIARNYVVSRTPTQVASHAQKYFIRQSNMSRRKRRSSLFDIIADESADTLPSASQELYPISNSQAENQSNNLLPAPPAVEEECESMDSTNSNDGEVTIPKAESSQCSYPVVFPTYFSPFFPFSFPFWPGYSAEGATKETHEVVKPTAVHSKNPINFDELVGMSKLSLGESLGHSGPSSLSLKLLEGSTRQSAFHPKPTSGGSDMDTSSNPIHAV; encoded by the exons ATGACTAGGAGGTGTTCGCATTGCAGTAACAATGGACACAATTCAAGAACATGCCCCAACAGAGGAGTCAAGCTCTTCGGTGTTCGTTTAACAGATGGATCGATTAGGAAGAGTGCTAGTATGGGAAATCTAACGCACTACACTGGATCCAACGGCAATAACCATCATAACACCGGGACCAATCCTAGTTCGCCCGGCGAGACGCCGGAGCACGGTGCCGCTGCTGATGGTTACGCTTCTGAGGATTTCGTCCCCGGTTCTTCTTCTAGTCGCGAGCGAAAAAAAG GGGTGCCATGGACCGAAGAGGAACATAGGATGTTTCTACTTGGTCTTCAGAAGCTTGGTAAAGGTGATTGGCGTGGAATAGCACGCAACTATGTAGTATCAAGAACGCCAACTCAAGTGGCAAGCCATGCTCAGAAATATTTTATCCGACAAAGCAATATGTccaggagaaaaagaagatccagcttgttTGATATCATAGCTGATGAA TCAGCCGACACTCTTCCATCTGCATCACAGGAACTGTACCCCATCAGCAATTCTCAAGCTGAAAATCAGAGCAACAACCTTTTGCCAGCTCCACCAGCTGTGGAAGAAGAATGCGAGTCAATGGACTCCACAAATTCCAATGATGGCGAAGTTACCATTCCAAAGGCAGAGAGTTCACAATGCAGTTATCCAGTAGTATTTCCTACATATTTCTCGCCGTTCTTCCCATTTTCTTTCCCATTTTGGCCGGGTTACAGTGCAGAGGGAGCAACAAAAGAGACACATGAAGTTGTTAAGCCAACGGCAGTGCATTCAAAGAATCCAATCAATTTTGATGAGCTGGTGGGAATGTCAAAACTAAGTCTAGGAGAATCCCTTGGCCACTCCGGACCTTCATCTCTCTCACTAAAATTGCTTGAAGGATCTACTAGGCAATCTGCTTTCCATCCTAAGCCCACCAGTGGTGGGTCTGACATGGACACAAGCAGCAATCCGATTCATGCAGTCTAA